A section of the Pseudomonas lini genome encodes:
- a CDS encoding type VI secretion system amidase effector protein Tae4: protein MAKPSFINLWKAYSDLLATHPDAKPCNGPWENQCAIRMSMTLNAELTIKVNKSTYTEPKCAHEHARGAESLANWLWKHHLGRPQILGGSAEERRKLQDKTGLIFFKDCFQQSGESADNRTGDHIDLWNRGLTIGRYSDPAYRSRAIWFWELT from the coding sequence ATGGCCAAGCCTTCGTTTATTAATTTGTGGAAAGCGTATTCCGACCTCTTGGCTACGCACCCTGACGCAAAACCCTGCAACGGGCCATGGGAAAATCAGTGTGCTATCCGCATGAGCATGACACTCAATGCAGAGCTGACCATCAAGGTCAACAAATCCACCTACACCGAACCCAAATGTGCACATGAACACGCCAGGGGTGCCGAATCACTGGCGAACTGGTTGTGGAAGCATCATCTGGGGCGGCCACAGATTCTCGGTGGAAGTGCCGAAGAACGGCGCAAGTTGCAAGACAAGACCGGGCTCATCTTTTTCAAGGATTGCTTCCAGCAGTCAGGGGAGTCTGCTGACAATCGCACAGGCGATCATATCGACCTATGGAATCGTGGCTTGACCATTGGCCGCTACAGCGACCCTGCCTACCGATCCAGGGCCATCTGGTTCTGGGAGCTGACATGA
- a CDS encoding type VI secretion system tube protein Hcp, whose translation MAVDIFIKIGDIKGESMDKAHKDEIDVLNWSWGMSQSGNMHVGSGGGAGKVNIQDLSLTKYVDKASPNLMMHCASGKHIDKVKLTVRKAGGESQVEYMIINLEEVLVTSLSTGGSGSDDRLTENLTLNFAKVLVDYQPQKADGTKEGGPVKFGWNIRQNVKV comes from the coding sequence ATGGCTGTTGATATTTTCATCAAGATCGGCGACATCAAGGGCGAGTCCATGGACAAGGCCCACAAGGACGAGATCGACGTCTTGAACTGGAGCTGGGGCATGTCTCAGTCCGGCAATATGCACGTGGGCAGTGGCGGTGGTGCCGGCAAGGTGAACATCCAGGACCTGTCGCTGACCAAGTACGTCGACAAAGCTTCACCGAACCTGATGATGCACTGCGCCAGCGGCAAGCACATCGACAAGGTCAAGCTGACCGTGCGCAAGGCCGGCGGCGAAAGCCAGGTCGAGTACATGATCATCAATCTGGAAGAAGTGCTGGTCACGTCCCTGAGCACCGGCGGCTCGGGCAGCGATGATCGCCTGACCGAAAACCTCACCCTGAACTTCGCCAAGGTGCTGGTGGACTACCAGCCGCAAAAGGCCGATGGCACCAAGGAAGGCGGGCCGGTCAAGTTCGGCTGGAACATCCGTCAGAACGTCAAGGTGTAA